Proteins from a genomic interval of Trifolium pratense cultivar HEN17-A07 linkage group LG6, ARS_RC_1.1, whole genome shotgun sequence:
- the LOC123892495 gene encoding protein FATTY ACID EXPORT 1, chloroplastic isoform X2, with translation MSLERQDAETADFDTKNTLSYAAVESKLNVEEKQPSYSTIEENGTEKIGLGEAVQEGVDQQKKTAKIHDFCFGIPFGGFVLTGGIIGFLFSRSPATLASGVLFGGALLFLSTLSLKVWRQGKSSLPFILGQAALSGILIWKNFQSYSLAKKIFPAGISAIISSAMLCFYLYVLVSGGNPPPKKKPSASIA, from the exons ATGAGTCTGGAGAGGCAGGATGCAGAAACTGCTGATTTTGACACAAAAAATACACTAAGTTATGCAGCCGTTGAATCGAAATTGAACGTCGAAGAAAAACAGCCGTCATATTCAACAATAGAAGAAAATGGCACGGAAAAAATAGGATTAGGAGAGGCAGTGCAGGAAGGTGTTGATCAGCAGAAAAAGACTGcgaaaattcatgatttttgttttggcATTCCTTTTG GTGGATTTGTTTTAACCGGAGGCATTATTGGATTCCTTTTTTCACGGAGTCCTGCAACACTGGCCAGTGGTGTGCTCTTTGGTGGTGCTTTACTATTCCTCAGCACTCTTAGCTTGAAGGTCTGGAGGCAAGGAAAATCGAGTTTACCATTCATTCTAGGACAAGCAG CATTGTCAGGGATCCTTATCTGGAAGAACTTCCAGAGCTACTCACTG GCAAAGAAAATATTTCCAGCAGGAATCAGTGCTATTATAAG TTCTGCAATGCTCTGCTTTTATTTATATGTGCTCGTCTCCGGAGGCAACCCCCCACCAAAGAAAAAGCCATCTGCCAGCATTGCATGA
- the LOC123892495 gene encoding protein FATTY ACID EXPORT 1, chloroplastic isoform X1 has product MATTSQAHLFCFSAAHTTLHLRTRSLPYLSFRPSKLSVAMSLERQDAETADFDTKNTLSYAAVESKLNVEEKQPSYSTIEENGTEKIGLGEAVQEGVDQQKKTAKIHDFCFGIPFGGFVLTGGIIGFLFSRSPATLASGVLFGGALLFLSTLSLKVWRQGKSSLPFILGQAALSGILIWKNFQSYSLAKKIFPAGISAIISSAMLCFYLYVLVSGGNPPPKKKPSASIA; this is encoded by the exons ATGGCCACCACATCTCAGGCTCACCTCTTCTGCTTCTCCGCCGCTCATACCACTCTTCATCTCCGGACCCGCTCGCTTCCATATCTTTCCTTTCGCCCCTCCAAG TTATCAGTTGCTATGAGTCTGGAGAGGCAGGATGCAGAAACTGCTGATTTTGACACAAAAAATACACTAAGTTATGCAGCCGTTGAATCGAAATTGAACGTCGAAGAAAAACAGCCGTCATATTCAACAATAGAAGAAAATGGCACGGAAAAAATAGGATTAGGAGAGGCAGTGCAGGAAGGTGTTGATCAGCAGAAAAAGACTGcgaaaattcatgatttttgttttggcATTCCTTTTG GTGGATTTGTTTTAACCGGAGGCATTATTGGATTCCTTTTTTCACGGAGTCCTGCAACACTGGCCAGTGGTGTGCTCTTTGGTGGTGCTTTACTATTCCTCAGCACTCTTAGCTTGAAGGTCTGGAGGCAAGGAAAATCGAGTTTACCATTCATTCTAGGACAAGCAG CATTGTCAGGGATCCTTATCTGGAAGAACTTCCAGAGCTACTCACTG GCAAAGAAAATATTTCCAGCAGGAATCAGTGCTATTATAAG TTCTGCAATGCTCTGCTTTTATTTATATGTGCTCGTCTCCGGAGGCAACCCCCCACCAAAGAAAAAGCCATCTGCCAGCATTGCATGA